One genomic segment of Amycolatopsis sp. WQ 127309 includes these proteins:
- a CDS encoding carboxylesterase/lipase family protein, protein MTSVAFPRVRTENGVVRGLEIDGLHHFRGIPYAAPPFGPRRFLPPRPAADWDGVRDATAPGPAAPQVAEENPLGAVYAATETGEDCLTLEVWTPDPGRAGLPVVVHIHGGGYIYGAGSLPGYSGKNFARDGVVHVGINYRLGIDGFLYLGEGHDNLGLRDQSAALAWVQRNIAAFGGDPARVTIFGQSGGGVSVLNHLALPASRGAFAGAIAQSGCSMASVDVDEAWRVTRQVARDLGVAPTVAGLSAVGLERTAAASFKALKRYALGLVKGDRRALLLSPFRGVHGTEFLPANPVRSAGAVPGVPLLAGTVRNEAAPLIEGIASVAGPVAPLIRLGLRRTLGMDGPTVRAYRDGPRHVRGLAALVEAGWTDWGFRIPTIRLLEARPEPSWLYEFRWQREGIPPGSGAFHAVDLPFVRDDLETVMALGTPAIAQFGSRPPQELARRVHADFVRFATTGDPGWPRYDRDGRTTMVYDEQSQVVQDAAGAERAAWDGRR, encoded by the coding sequence ATGACGAGCGTCGCCTTCCCGCGGGTCCGCACCGAGAACGGCGTGGTCCGGGGTCTCGAGATCGACGGCCTGCACCACTTCCGCGGCATCCCTTACGCCGCACCGCCGTTCGGGCCGCGCCGGTTCCTGCCGCCGCGGCCCGCCGCGGACTGGGACGGCGTCCGCGACGCCACCGCGCCGGGGCCCGCCGCGCCGCAGGTGGCGGAGGAGAACCCGCTCGGCGCGGTCTACGCGGCGACCGAGACCGGCGAGGACTGCCTGACCCTCGAGGTGTGGACCCCCGACCCCGGCCGCGCGGGCCTGCCGGTGGTGGTGCACATCCACGGCGGCGGGTACATCTACGGCGCCGGCTCGCTGCCCGGCTACAGCGGCAAGAACTTCGCGCGCGACGGCGTCGTGCACGTCGGCATCAACTACCGGCTGGGCATCGACGGCTTCCTGTACCTCGGCGAGGGTCACGACAACCTCGGGCTGCGCGACCAGTCGGCGGCGCTCGCCTGGGTGCAGCGCAACATCGCCGCGTTCGGCGGGGACCCCGCGCGGGTGACGATCTTCGGCCAGTCCGGCGGCGGCGTCAGCGTGCTGAACCACCTCGCGCTGCCCGCTTCCCGCGGCGCGTTCGCCGGGGCGATCGCCCAGAGCGGGTGCTCGATGGCGTCCGTCGACGTCGACGAGGCGTGGCGGGTGACCCGGCAGGTGGCGCGCGACCTCGGGGTCGCGCCGACCGTGGCGGGCCTGTCGGCGGTCGGCCTGGAACGCACCGCGGCGGCGTCGTTCAAGGCGCTGAAGCGGTACGCCCTGGGCCTGGTCAAGGGTGATCGCCGCGCGCTGCTGCTCAGCCCGTTCCGCGGGGTGCACGGCACGGAGTTCCTGCCGGCGAACCCGGTCCGGTCCGCCGGGGCCGTGCCGGGCGTCCCGCTGCTCGCCGGGACGGTGCGCAACGAGGCCGCGCCGCTGATCGAGGGCATCGCGAGCGTCGCCGGCCCGGTGGCCCCGCTGATCCGCCTGGGCCTGCGCCGCACGCTGGGGATGGACGGCCCGACGGTGCGCGCCTACCGCGACGGCCCCCGCCACGTCCGCGGGCTGGCCGCGCTGGTCGAGGCCGGCTGGACGGACTGGGGGTTCCGGATCCCGACGATCCGCCTGCTCGAAGCGCGTCCCGAACCGTCGTGGCTCTACGAGTTCCGGTGGCAGCGCGAAGGAATCCCGCCGGGCTCCGGCGCGTTCCACGCCGTCGACCTGCCGTTCGTGCGCGACGACCTCGAAACGGTCATGGCGCTGGGAACGCCCGCGATCGCGCAGTTCGGCAGCCGTCCCCCGCAGGAGCTGGCGCGGCGCGTGCACGCCGACTTCGTCCGCTTCGCCACCACGGGCGATCCCGGCTGGCCCCGGTACGACCGCGACGGGCGGACGACCATGGTCTACGACGAGCAGAGCCAGGTCGTCCAGGACGCCGCGGGCGCCGAACGAGCCGCCTGGGACGGCCGCCGGTAG
- a CDS encoding universal stress protein, whose protein sequence is MASATDLVVGVDGSEPALTAVRWAARAAATRRRGLRLVHATEELPVAYPHVGGTFDDLYELAGARGQRLLDAARAAVAEVAPDLTPEVVLRPEQPAEGLIAESASAAMVVLGTPGLSTAARVLLGSASLALAAHAECPVALIRPHVAEDEAPTEGPVVVGVDGTPASEDAIAVAFDEASWRGAPLVAVHAWHDTFLAGVFEEGRRTMDGTAIEQSANELLDERLAGWQERYPDVRVERLVQRGRPAQALLDLADRAQLLVVGSRGRSGLAALALGSTSQAMMSYALCPVVVARGGTHPAAE, encoded by the coding sequence ATGGCGAGCGCGACAGACCTGGTGGTCGGAGTCGACGGGTCGGAGCCGGCGTTGACGGCGGTCCGCTGGGCGGCGCGGGCCGCCGCGACGCGCCGCCGCGGGCTCAGGCTCGTGCACGCCACGGAGGAACTGCCGGTGGCCTACCCGCACGTCGGCGGGACGTTCGACGATCTCTACGAACTGGCCGGCGCGCGGGGGCAGCGGCTGCTCGACGCGGCCCGGGCCGCCGTGGCCGAGGTCGCGCCGGACCTGACCCCCGAAGTCGTGCTACGCCCGGAACAGCCCGCGGAGGGACTGATCGCCGAGTCGGCGTCCGCGGCGATGGTCGTGCTCGGCACGCCGGGCCTCTCGACGGCCGCGCGGGTGCTGCTCGGCTCGGCGTCGCTGGCGCTGGCCGCGCACGCGGAGTGCCCGGTCGCGCTGATCCGCCCCCACGTCGCCGAAGACGAAGCGCCCACCGAAGGCCCGGTGGTCGTCGGCGTCGACGGCACCCCGGCGAGCGAGGACGCGATCGCGGTGGCGTTCGACGAAGCGTCCTGGCGCGGCGCACCGCTGGTCGCGGTCCACGCCTGGCACGACACGTTCCTGGCGGGCGTCTTCGAGGAAGGCCGCCGCACCATGGACGGCACCGCGATCGAGCAGTCCGCGAACGAACTGCTCGACGAGCGCCTGGCGGGCTGGCAGGAGCGATACCCGGACGTCCGGGTGGAACGGCTGGTCCAGCGCGGCCGCCCGGCGCAGGCCCTGCTCGACCTGGCCGACCGGGCCCAGCTGCTCGTGGTGGGCAGCCGCGGCCGCAGCGGCCTGGCCGCGCTGGCCCTGGGCTCGACGAGCCAGGCGATGATGTCGTACGCACTCTGCCCGGTGGTAGTAGCCCGCGGCGGCACCCACCCGGCGGCGGAGTAG
- a CDS encoding ABC transporter substrate-binding protein: MPEKPDTAVALTHRAIGLRASDPARARELLGVALAKDDGYEPAWRWLAELVATEGERRFCLERAYEIKADPETGRALKAVRTTPPSTPADVADLVEPERPPAKVRAGRAKGGWKKIWIAVGAAVVLASVLGVWTAAGAERGEPAYVALVAGMTGDNAVTSAHMEHAVRMHLDTVNAAGGIHGHPVELLVYDDADRVDKAIGIAQQIVREDKVLYVVGHGSSDTALAASPIYRRARIPAITPSASSSRITDGSEWYFRSMFGNRTQSDFMSVYASHVLSSKTAAVVYDDDEDGRSAHDTFLESFGEFGRVTAELPISAAPASRAASVDAAVAALEAHDPREPIVLALKEKSGLEVIDRLRSAGVTAPVLGSSSLSSRAFHDALTGAERMSGRPGALTGNLFMATPLAQDSLSGPAQVWADAFEQRYGERPLWQAATARQALNVGLHAMEAGGLDFDGNHRAADRQRVRDSLASLKDRKNSFPALLGPLYFNASGSAQMAVSVVTSDGARFVSAPVQFTIYEPPSGDALQAGLADGEVIAVKNRYLSRRQVVATGINLNEVRDLDTTDGTYFVDFFVWLKYTGNNGAADVQFVNAVKPDLKLGEPLRDVTEDGRTYRLYRVADRFKSSFEFHDFPFDHQRLTVLLQNRTQTADQVSYVTDKEILDQDPRAYLRSGADAEATINQVPNWVASSVHFFRQTVGSSDALGDGQSAGAATGIYYSQYAAEIEIERDTLPFLIKNLLPLILLICVTYLSLFFKAADGSAPVSMGVTAILSTAVLLNNVTSQLPSVSYIVALEWGYYAFILLAAGCVLIAMLRKRFATLKRDDAEQTLRRAARIGYPVYLLGIVTVFMFAFG; this comes from the coding sequence GTGCCGGAGAAACCCGACACCGCGGTCGCGCTCACCCATCGGGCGATCGGGCTCCGGGCATCGGACCCGGCGCGGGCCCGGGAACTGCTGGGTGTCGCGCTGGCGAAGGACGACGGCTACGAGCCGGCGTGGCGGTGGCTCGCCGAACTGGTGGCGACCGAGGGCGAACGGCGATTCTGCCTCGAACGGGCCTACGAGATCAAAGCCGATCCCGAGACCGGCCGGGCGCTCAAGGCCGTGCGCACCACGCCGCCGAGCACGCCCGCCGACGTCGCCGACCTGGTGGAACCGGAGCGGCCGCCGGCCAAGGTCCGCGCCGGCCGCGCGAAGGGCGGCTGGAAGAAGATCTGGATCGCCGTCGGCGCGGCCGTGGTCCTGGCTTCGGTGCTGGGCGTCTGGACGGCGGCGGGAGCCGAGCGGGGCGAACCCGCCTACGTGGCGCTGGTGGCGGGGATGACCGGGGACAACGCGGTGACCTCGGCCCACATGGAGCACGCCGTGCGGATGCACCTCGACACCGTGAACGCGGCGGGCGGGATCCACGGGCACCCGGTGGAACTGCTCGTCTACGACGACGCGGACCGGGTCGACAAGGCGATCGGGATCGCGCAGCAGATCGTCCGGGAGGACAAGGTCCTCTACGTCGTCGGGCACGGGAGCAGCGACACCGCGCTCGCGGCGTCGCCGATCTACCGGCGGGCCCGGATCCCGGCCATCACCCCGTCGGCCAGCTCGTCGCGGATCACCGACGGCAGCGAGTGGTACTTCCGCAGCATGTTCGGCAACCGGACGCAGAGCGACTTCATGTCGGTGTACGCCTCGCACGTCCTGAGCTCGAAGACCGCGGCCGTCGTGTACGACGACGACGAGGACGGCCGGTCGGCGCACGACACCTTCCTGGAGTCCTTCGGCGAGTTCGGCCGGGTGACCGCCGAGCTGCCGATCTCCGCCGCGCCCGCGAGCCGCGCCGCGTCGGTCGACGCCGCGGTCGCCGCGCTCGAGGCGCACGACCCGCGTGAGCCGATCGTCCTGGCCCTGAAGGAGAAGAGCGGTCTCGAGGTGATCGACCGGCTCCGGTCCGCGGGGGTGACGGCGCCCGTCCTCGGCAGCTCGTCGCTGAGCTCCCGGGCCTTCCACGACGCGTTGACCGGAGCCGAGCGCATGAGCGGGCGGCCGGGGGCGCTCACCGGCAACCTGTTCATGGCGACGCCGCTGGCCCAGGATTCGCTGTCCGGCCCCGCACAGGTGTGGGCCGACGCCTTCGAGCAGCGCTACGGCGAACGGCCGCTGTGGCAGGCCGCGACGGCCCGGCAGGCGCTGAACGTCGGGCTGCACGCGATGGAGGCCGGCGGGCTGGACTTCGACGGGAACCACCGGGCGGCGGACCGGCAGCGGGTGCGCGACTCCCTGGCGTCGTTGAAGGACCGGAAGAACTCCTTCCCCGCGTTGCTCGGGCCGTTGTACTTCAATGCGAGCGGGTCGGCGCAGATGGCCGTGTCGGTGGTGACGAGCGACGGCGCCCGGTTCGTCTCGGCGCCCGTCCAGTTCACGATCTACGAACCGCCGTCCGGTGACGCGCTGCAGGCGGGGCTGGCCGACGGCGAGGTCATCGCGGTCAAGAACCGCTACCTGAGCCGGCGCCAGGTGGTGGCGACCGGCATCAACCTCAACGAGGTCCGCGACCTCGACACGACCGACGGCACGTACTTCGTGGACTTCTTCGTCTGGCTCAAGTACACCGGCAACAACGGCGCGGCCGACGTGCAGTTCGTCAACGCCGTCAAACCCGACCTGAAGCTGGGGGAGCCGCTGCGCGACGTCACCGAGGACGGGCGCACCTACCGGCTCTACCGGGTGGCCGACCGCTTCAAGAGCAGCTTCGAGTTCCACGACTTCCCGTTCGACCACCAGCGGCTCACCGTGCTGCTGCAGAACCGGACGCAGACCGCGGACCAGGTCTCCTACGTGACGGACAAGGAGATCCTCGACCAGGACCCGCGCGCCTACCTGCGCAGCGGCGCCGACGCCGAGGCCACCATCAACCAGGTCCCCAACTGGGTCGCGTCCTCGGTGCACTTCTTCCGCCAGACGGTCGGCAGCAGTGACGCCCTGGGTGACGGCCAGTCCGCCGGCGCCGCCACCGGGATCTACTACAGCCAGTACGCGGCCGAGATCGAGATCGAGCGGGACACGCTGCCGTTCCTGATCAAGAACCTGCTCCCGCTGATCCTGCTGATCTGCGTCACGTACCTGTCGTTGTTCTTCAAGGCCGCCGACGGCAGCGCGCCGGTGTCGATGGGCGTGACCGCGATCCTCAGCACCGCGGTCCTGCTCAACAACGTGACGTCCCAGCTCCCGTCGGTCAGCTACATCGTGGCGCTCGAATGGGGTTACTACGCGTTCATCCTGCTGGCCGCCGGCTGTGTGCTGATCGCGATGCTGCGCAAGCGCTTCGCCACGCTGAAACGGGACGACGCGGAACAGACCCTGCGCCGGGCGGCGCGGATCGGCTATCCCGTCTACCTCCTCGGCATCGTGACCGTCTTCATGTTCGCCTTCGGCTGA
- a CDS encoding DUF6218 family protein, whose translation MTDPVTVEPLEELTALWAPGSAVLCVGEGDDGIESVATWHVSPPGDATGAWIYPADDVFGSQDAARRVLTFVERRAIASVHPQSLREWLDRLTATAKVDIEDGWWERHLFSPVDAFRETAERRQQYAATVEAARQDSKTITPLEWTHDLPDDAEVQDFASLQRVARISAAPGTPVVSEVLSIARTLRWLVSVWAETEQVKNRRRYVRAAHGDPDPLPPRWLAAVRSASTNRLPL comes from the coding sequence GTGACGGACCCGGTCACGGTGGAACCGCTCGAAGAACTGACGGCGTTGTGGGCACCCGGAAGCGCGGTGCTGTGCGTGGGGGAAGGCGACGACGGGATCGAGTCGGTGGCGACCTGGCACGTCAGCCCGCCCGGCGACGCGACGGGAGCGTGGATCTACCCCGCCGACGACGTGTTCGGCTCCCAGGACGCGGCACGACGTGTCCTGACGTTCGTCGAGCGCCGGGCGATCGCGTCCGTGCACCCGCAGAGCCTGCGGGAATGGCTCGACCGGCTGACCGCGACGGCGAAGGTGGACATCGAGGACGGCTGGTGGGAGCGGCACCTGTTCTCCCCGGTGGACGCGTTCCGCGAGACGGCCGAGCGGCGGCAGCAGTACGCCGCGACCGTCGAAGCCGCACGCCAGGACAGCAAGACGATCACTCCCCTGGAGTGGACACACGACCTTCCCGACGACGCCGAAGTCCAGGACTTCGCTTCCCTGCAGCGGGTTGCGCGCATTTCGGCCGCGCCCGGGACGCCCGTGGTGTCCGAGGTCCTGTCGATCGCCCGCACGCTGAGGTGGCTGGTGTCCGTCTGGGCGGAGACCGAGCAGGTGAAGAACCGGCGCCGCTACGTGCGGGCCGCGCACGGTGATCCCGATCCGCTGCCGCCCCGGTGGCTGGCCGCGGTGCGATCCGCCAGCACCAACCGGCTGCCGCTGTGA
- a CDS encoding exonuclease domain-containing protein, translating to MKAAHGYAVIDTETTGILTGWHHRIAEIAIVHVDPHGTITDEWVTLVNPERDLGPQAIHGIRAADARRAPRFEHLASELVERLSGRVVVAHNWTFDAMHLRAEFSRLGIDTPFEPDAGLCTMRAAGRARLGSGRSLVDCCAAAGLPERAWHTALADAQGAGELLGFLLRHAPDAVRVTDAQLNAANWTWPHLERRHTPAAHRTAIGHVEPHFLAKLVERMPRDGEPAVDAYYAMLDDALLDRQISATEGDALVEIAHDLGLHKNEVVALHLSYLRDLAREAWADQVVTDEERNDLLTVAILLALDPAIVETILDEERDAVREPGPERQIGGLVLRPGDKVVLTGAMRRERADIAAEAAAAGIRVTGSVSKQTRVLAAADPDSMSGKAKRARECGVPVVSEHAFLQALARLVG from the coding sequence GTGAAAGCCGCGCACGGCTACGCCGTCATCGACACCGAGACCACCGGGATCCTCACCGGCTGGCACCACCGCATCGCGGAGATCGCGATCGTCCACGTGGACCCGCATGGCACCATCACCGACGAGTGGGTGACGCTCGTCAACCCCGAGCGCGACCTGGGCCCCCAGGCCATCCACGGCATCCGGGCGGCCGACGCCCGCCGGGCACCCCGGTTCGAGCACCTCGCGAGCGAGCTCGTCGAGCGGCTGAGCGGGCGCGTGGTGGTGGCGCACAACTGGACCTTCGACGCGATGCACCTGCGTGCCGAGTTCAGCCGGCTGGGCATCGACACGCCGTTCGAACCCGACGCCGGGCTGTGCACCATGCGAGCCGCGGGCCGGGCGCGGCTGGGTTCCGGGCGGTCCTTGGTCGACTGCTGTGCGGCCGCGGGCCTGCCCGAGCGTGCGTGGCACACCGCGCTCGCCGACGCGCAAGGCGCGGGCGAGCTGCTCGGCTTCCTCCTGCGGCACGCGCCGGACGCCGTGCGCGTCACCGATGCCCAGCTGAACGCCGCGAACTGGACCTGGCCGCACCTCGAGCGACGCCACACCCCGGCGGCGCACCGCACGGCGATCGGGCACGTCGAACCGCACTTCCTGGCCAAGCTCGTCGAGCGGATGCCGCGGGACGGCGAACCGGCCGTCGACGCGTACTACGCGATGCTCGACGACGCCTTGCTCGACCGGCAGATCTCGGCCACCGAAGGCGACGCGCTCGTCGAGATCGCCCACGACCTCGGCCTGCACAAGAACGAAGTCGTGGCCCTGCACCTGAGCTACCTGCGGGACCTGGCGCGCGAAGCCTGGGCGGACCAGGTGGTCACCGACGAAGAGCGGAACGATCTGCTCACCGTCGCCATCCTCCTGGCGCTCGACCCGGCGATCGTCGAAACGATCCTCGACGAGGAACGCGACGCCGTCCGGGAACCGGGACCGGAACGCCAGATCGGCGGACTCGTCCTGCGACCGGGCGACAAAGTGGTCCTCACCGGTGCCATGCGGCGCGAACGCGCCGACATCGCGGCCGAAGCCGCCGCGGCCGGCATCCGCGTCACCGGATCGGTCAGCAAGCAGACGCGCGTCCTCGCCGCGGCCGATCCGGACTCCATGTCGGGCAAAGCCAAGCGAGCCCGCGAATGTGGCGTCCCGGTCGTGTCGGAGCACGCTTTCCTGCAGGCGCTCGCGCGGCTCGTCGGCTAG
- a CDS encoding EF-hand domain-containing protein — MSQDLLERKWSNFFRHFDADGNGFIEHEDFVQRGAQVAAAFGYASETAAAQAVTAGFQRVWESLVGNLDADGDGRVSRAEFTGGMTVFAGEDRYQDLFQPAIDALLAMGDADGDGQLSRSEWVRLQVGYGTPETDAEYTFGLLDTDGSGYLSHDEISAATRQYFTSTDADAPGNSLYGPLA; from the coding sequence GTGTCCCAGGATCTCCTCGAGCGCAAGTGGTCGAACTTCTTCCGGCACTTCGACGCCGACGGCAACGGTTTCATCGAGCACGAGGACTTCGTGCAGCGGGGTGCGCAGGTGGCCGCCGCGTTCGGGTACGCCAGTGAGACGGCCGCCGCGCAGGCCGTCACCGCGGGCTTCCAGCGGGTCTGGGAGTCCTTGGTGGGCAACCTCGACGCCGACGGTGACGGCCGGGTGTCGCGCGCTGAGTTCACCGGCGGCATGACGGTGTTCGCCGGCGAAGACCGTTACCAGGACCTGTTCCAGCCGGCGATCGACGCGCTGCTGGCGATGGGTGACGCCGACGGCGACGGGCAGCTCAGCCGGTCGGAGTGGGTGCGCCTGCAGGTCGGCTACGGCACTCCCGAGACCGACGCGGAGTACACGTTCGGCCTGCTCGACACCGACGGCAGCGGCTACCTCTCGCACGACGAGATCTCCGCCGCCACCCGGCAGTACTTCACCAGCACCGACGCCGACGCGCCGGGCAACAGCCTCTACGGCCCGCTCGCCTGA
- a CDS encoding TetR/AcrR family transcriptional regulator: MATSQPAPLPVQKRAWDTRERILAAAVACLAEDGYAATTTSRIQERAGVSRGSLLHQFPSRDDLLIAAVQHLAVQRAGQVDVPEVAGTIDDAVEQIWLTFHGPLFTAALQLWVAAQHNPHLAAALRPPEHELGRHIRELITGLFGPERVAHPGFADLAPVLLASMRGVALTYTFEPRDHRSDPNLAAWKRLAHRILDG, from the coding sequence ATGGCCACCTCGCAGCCCGCGCCGCTGCCCGTGCAGAAGCGGGCCTGGGACACGCGTGAACGCATCCTGGCCGCCGCGGTCGCCTGTCTCGCCGAGGACGGCTACGCCGCGACGACGACCTCGCGCATCCAGGAACGCGCCGGGGTGTCCCGCGGGAGCCTGCTGCACCAGTTCCCCTCGCGCGACGACCTGCTGATCGCCGCGGTGCAGCACCTCGCCGTCCAGCGCGCGGGCCAGGTCGACGTGCCCGAGGTCGCCGGCACGATCGACGACGCCGTCGAGCAGATCTGGCTCACCTTCCACGGCCCGCTCTTCACCGCCGCCCTGCAGCTGTGGGTCGCGGCGCAGCACAACCCGCACCTCGCGGCGGCGCTGCGGCCCCCGGAGCACGAGCTGGGCCGGCACATCCGCGAGCTGATCACCGGCCTGTTCGGGCCGGAGCGCGTCGCGCACCCCGGCTTCGCCGACCTCGCGCCCGTGCTGCTGGCGAGCATGCGCGGGGTCGCCCTGACCTACACGTTCGAGCCGCGCGACCACCGGAGCGACCCGAACCTCGCGGCGTGGAAGCGGCTGGCCCACCGCATCCTCGACGGGTAA
- a CDS encoding VOC family protein yields the protein MDITIHTTVLPHDDPDASLAFYRDVLGFEVRSDVGKGKMRWIAVGPPGQPGTSLLLAPPGADPGITDAERGTISEMMAKGTYGWIMLATPDLDATFEKVQAAGAEVVQEPIEQPYGVRDSAFRDPAGNLIRIQEQR from the coding sequence ATGGACATCACCATCCACACGACGGTCCTCCCCCACGACGACCCGGACGCCTCGCTGGCGTTCTACCGCGACGTCCTCGGCTTCGAGGTCCGCAGCGACGTCGGGAAGGGCAAGATGCGCTGGATCGCGGTCGGCCCGCCCGGCCAGCCCGGCACGTCCCTCCTCCTGGCACCGCCGGGGGCCGACCCCGGCATCACCGACGCCGAGCGCGGCACCATCTCCGAGATGATGGCCAAGGGCACCTACGGCTGGATCATGCTCGCCACCCCCGACCTCGACGCCACCTTCGAGAAGGTGCAGGCCGCGGGGGCCGAGGTCGTCCAGGAGCCGATCGAGCAGCCCTACGGCGTCCGCGACAGCGCCTTCCGCGATCCCGCCGGCAACCTGATCCGCATCCAGGAACAGCGCTGA